One genomic segment of Paraburkholderia hospita includes these proteins:
- a CDS encoding tartrate dehydrogenase, with protein sequence MNTYRIATIPGDGIGKEVVPAGKEVLEALARTSNSFKFEFENFDWGADYYREHGVMMPADGLDAIRNKDAILFGSAGDPDVPDHVTLWGLRLKICQGFDQYANVRPTRILPGIDAPLKRCTPEDLNWVIVRENSEGEYSGVGGRVHQGHPIEAATDVSIMTRAGVERIMRFAFRLAQSRPRKLLTVITKSNAQRHAMVMWDEIALQISKEFPDVKWDKELVDASTARMINRPASLDTIVATNLHADILSDLAAALAGSLGIAPTGNIDPERRYPSMFEPIHGSAFDIMGKGLANPIGTFWSVVMLLEHLGEFEAAKRVMSAVETVTADPSLHTGDLGGKATTAQVTAAVCALVEKVPVAA encoded by the coding sequence ATGAACACCTATCGCATTGCGACGATCCCCGGCGACGGCATCGGCAAGGAAGTCGTGCCGGCGGGCAAGGAAGTGCTGGAAGCGCTGGCGCGTACCAGCAACAGCTTCAAATTCGAGTTCGAAAACTTCGACTGGGGCGCCGACTACTACCGCGAGCACGGCGTGATGATGCCCGCCGACGGCCTCGACGCGATCCGCAACAAGGACGCCATCCTGTTCGGCTCGGCAGGCGACCCCGACGTGCCAGATCACGTGACGCTGTGGGGCCTGCGCCTGAAAATCTGCCAGGGCTTCGATCAATACGCGAACGTGCGGCCGACGCGCATTCTCCCCGGCATCGACGCACCGCTGAAGCGCTGCACGCCCGAAGACCTGAACTGGGTGATCGTCCGCGAAAACTCCGAGGGCGAATATTCGGGCGTCGGTGGCCGCGTGCATCAGGGTCATCCGATCGAAGCCGCCACCGACGTCTCCATCATGACGCGCGCCGGCGTCGAACGCATCATGCGCTTCGCGTTCCGTCTCGCGCAATCGCGCCCCCGCAAGCTGCTCACCGTCATCACGAAGAGCAACGCGCAGCGCCACGCGATGGTGATGTGGGACGAAATCGCACTGCAGATTTCGAAAGAGTTTCCGGACGTCAAATGGGACAAGGAACTCGTCGATGCGTCGACGGCACGCATGATCAACCGCCCGGCATCGCTCGACACCATCGTCGCGACCAACCTGCACGCCGACATCCTGAGCGACCTCGCCGCCGCGCTGGCGGGCAGCCTCGGCATTGCGCCGACGGGCAACATCGACCCGGAGCGCCGTTATCCGTCAATGTTCGAACCGATCCACGGCTCAGCGTTCGACATCATGGGCAAGGGTCTCGCGAATCCGATCGGCACGTTCTGGTCCGTCGTGATGCTGCTCGAGCATCTCGGCGAATTCGAAGCCGCAAAGCGTGTGATGAGCGCAGTCGAAACCGTCACCGCGGACCCGTCGCTGCATACGGGCGATCTTGGCGGCAAGGCGACGACGGCGCAAGTGACGGCAGCCGTCTGTGCGCTCGTCGAAAAGGTACCCGTAGCCGCATAA
- a CDS encoding CsbD family protein — MNRDQIKGVAQQVKGKVNEVVGKVTGNRTQQLKGDLQQATGTARKAFGDGKEKIRRMGR, encoded by the coding sequence ATGAACCGCGATCAGATCAAAGGGGTTGCACAGCAGGTGAAGGGCAAGGTCAACGAGGTGGTCGGCAAGGTAACGGGCAATCGCACGCAGCAACTGAAGGGCGATTTGCAACAGGCTACGGGGACGGCTCGCAAAGCGTTCGGCGACGGGAAGGAGAAGATCAGAAGGATGGGCCGGTGA
- a CDS encoding MFS transporter codes for MQPELESRVSRKLMLRIIPFVMLLYFVSFLDRVNVGFAAMTMNKAIGLSPTAFGFGGGLFFIGYFLFEVPSNLILHRVGARLWIARVMVTWGIVSAASAFVTGPTSFYVLRFVLGVAEAGFFPGIILYLSLWFPGKQRAAAAAWFMAAAPISTAIGSPISGAIMQLPPMFGLADWQLLYIIEAVPAVVLGFVVLKFLTDTPSKAHWLKDDEREWLIAKLKAEADERKGHSGHTAGALSALRDPRVLALALIYFGTSAGLYTLGLWAPLIIRQYGFSALQTGLLAGIPSVLAVIAMVLWARHSDRTEERTWHIVIPCALACIGFIFAGQAGTALLIVLALVVVNVGISAAKAPLWAMPSMFLSGAGAAAGIAMINSVGNLGGFVGPFAIGWLKNVTGGYAAGLYVVGATLAVSAVVTLMLSRKAAQQPATACMRHDH; via the coding sequence ATGCAACCCGAACTCGAATCGCGAGTATCGCGCAAGCTCATGCTACGGATCATTCCGTTCGTGATGCTGCTCTACTTCGTCAGCTTTCTCGATCGTGTCAACGTCGGTTTCGCCGCCATGACGATGAACAAGGCAATCGGTCTTTCGCCGACGGCATTCGGCTTCGGCGGCGGGCTGTTCTTCATCGGCTACTTTCTGTTCGAAGTGCCGTCGAATCTCATCCTGCATCGCGTCGGCGCAAGGCTCTGGATCGCGCGCGTGATGGTGACGTGGGGCATCGTGTCGGCGGCTTCGGCGTTCGTCACGGGACCGACCAGCTTCTATGTATTGCGCTTCGTGCTGGGCGTCGCGGAAGCGGGCTTCTTTCCCGGCATCATCCTGTATCTGAGCCTCTGGTTTCCGGGCAAGCAGCGCGCGGCAGCCGCTGCATGGTTCATGGCCGCTGCGCCGATCTCGACGGCCATCGGCTCGCCGATCTCCGGCGCGATCATGCAGTTGCCGCCGATGTTCGGCCTCGCCGACTGGCAATTGCTTTACATCATCGAGGCCGTGCCCGCCGTCGTGCTCGGCTTCGTCGTGTTGAAGTTTTTGACCGACACACCGTCGAAAGCGCACTGGCTGAAGGACGACGAGCGCGAATGGCTGATCGCGAAGCTCAAGGCCGAAGCCGACGAGCGCAAAGGTCACTCGGGACATACGGCGGGCGCGCTGAGTGCGTTGCGCGATCCGCGTGTGCTCGCGCTTGCATTGATCTACTTCGGCACGTCGGCGGGTTTGTATACGCTTGGTCTGTGGGCACCGCTCATCATCCGGCAGTACGGGTTCAGCGCGCTGCAAACGGGCCTGCTGGCGGGCATTCCGAGCGTCCTTGCGGTGATTGCGATGGTGTTGTGGGCGCGGCACTCCGACCGGACTGAAGAACGCACGTGGCACATCGTCATTCCTTGCGCGCTGGCGTGCATCGGCTTCATCTTCGCGGGTCAGGCAGGTACTGCGCTCTTGATCGTGCTCGCACTGGTGGTCGTCAATGTCGGCATCAGCGCGGCGAAGGCGCCGCTGTGGGCGATGCCGAGCATGTTCCTCTCAGGCGCAGGCGCCGCAGCGGGCATCGCGATGATCAATTCGGTTGGCAATCTGGGCGGCTTCGTCGGTCCGTTTGCGATTGGCTGGCTCAAGAACGTGACGGGAGGATATGCAGCAGGCCTGTACGTGGTCGGCGCGACGCTGGCCGTCTCGGCGGTCGTCACGCTGATGCTGAGCCGCAAGGCCGCGCAGCAACCCGCCACTGCCTGCATGCGGCACGATCATTGA